A window from Citrus sinensis cultivar Valencia sweet orange chromosome 5, DVS_A1.0, whole genome shotgun sequence encodes these proteins:
- the LOC102618772 gene encoding uncharacterized protein LOC102618772, which translates to MAAELAVKDGRKLMEIKFPTAGLDSVPGDGEGGIEMTRSMRLIREFCDLFVTPEKVTRTRIFFPEANEVKFARKSVFEGSSFKLDYLTKPSFFEDFGFTEKVKMADRVKPEDELFLVAYPYFNVNEMLVVEELYKEAVFNTARKLIIFNGELDRIRSGYYPSFFYPKLAALSKTLFPVMETIYYIHNFKGRNGGTLFRCYPGSWKVLKKVSNKYICLHQQEVMPSLKEVALDILPSA; encoded by the exons ATGGCTGCTGAATTAGCCGTGAAAGATGGCAGGAAGTTGATG GAGATCAAATTCCCAACAGCTGGCCTTGATTCTGTACCAG GTGATGGTGAAGGAGGAATAGAAATGACTAGAAGTATGCGGTTAATACGTGAATTCTGTGACCTGTTTGTGACTCCGGAGAAAGTTACACGAACTAGAATA TTTTTCCCAGAGGCAAATGAAGTCAAATTTGCAAGAAAATCGGTCTTTGAAGGATCATCATTTAAGTTGGACTATCTAACAAAACCTTCATTCTTTGAGGATTTTGGATTCACTGAGAAGGTTAAAATGGCAGACCGTGTGAAGCCGGAAGATGAATTGTTTCTAGTCGCCTATCCATATTTTAATGTCAATG AAATGCTTGTCGTTGAAGAGCTTTACAAAGAAGCTGTCTTCAATACTGCCCGGAAACTGATTATATTCAATGGAGAACTTGACCGGATAAGGTCTGGGT ATTATCCGTCATTCTTCTACCCTAAGCTGGCTGCACTATCCAAAACACTTTTTCCTGTGATGGAGACCATATATTACATTCACAATTTTAAGGGTCGTAATGGAGGAACCCTTTTCAG GTGCTACCCAGGTTCCTGGAAGGTCCTCAAGAAAGTgagtaataaatatatatgtttgcaTCAGCAGGAAGTGATGCCTTCCCTTAAGGAGGTTGCTTTGGATATCCTTCCGTCAGCTTGA
- the LOC127902314 gene encoding uncharacterized protein LOC127902314 produces MSKGKEKVVEVGDDELGFLPSLPADFAFDPGIPLEPIRSSVGTSARRMSPQTTSSSDSSDEEGSSGSENTLSEGQGDDSSEASPSGASRPEERGTVGGRALSRDYAIDYMSCTTTFDELNDLRLRYSIPGEIPLRIPGKKDTPSRPPRGYVTLYLESFKYGLRCPLQPYFARILNGLNLAPGQLNPNGWRVLSVSWGVHFPLRPGLLKRVEAVLANSCSSRELLSTYNFLESRLILPGHKMEDAVIGALTRKRSRLPTTDRDQDKDAPAAKRKNIVQQVPPLQALPPASAKVGESSRAATDPASSSPPVVPRSRLPDSRPEHLVPYLNELSKLVSKKDLEGFDGCTLGELVGAMQYSAFHLSCMATYYKAKVGRYDRKMKEDIQSATTRADVAEKKAGELNVENLKLIEQESLAQAKAITLEEELTKVKEDLQGQRAMYEVQLESLRDSHRAHVENLEKEADNQYDQGLRHSYRCIMAVLGKQHPDLKMDDLAAGVAQHMDEEAAKEDAEGLSRS; encoded by the exons ATGTCGAAGGGTAAGGAGAAGGTCGTTGAGGTTGGTGACGACGAACTAGGTTTTTTGCCTAGTCTGCCCGctgattttgcttttgatcCCGGGATCCCCTTAGAGCCCATTAGGTCTAGTGTTGGTACTAGCGCTAGGAGGATGTCTCCCCAAACAACCTCCTCAAGCGACAGTAGCGATGAAGAAGGATCTTCTGGATCGGAGAACACCTTGAGTGAGGGTCAAGGGGATGATTCTAGTGAGGCGTCCCCATCAGGAGCATCACGACCAGAAGAACGGGGTACAGTAGGGGGTAGAGCCTTGTCGCGTGATTATGCCATTGATTACATGTCGTGTACGACCACGTTCGACGAGCTCAATGACCTCCGACTTAGGTATAGTATTCCTGGTGAGATACCTCTTAGGATCCCAGGAAAGAAGGATACACCTAGCCGGCCTCCCAGGGGATACGTTACCCTGTATCTGGAGAGCTTTAAGTATGGGCTGAGGTGTCCCTTGCAGCCTTACTTTGCCCGGATACTTAACGGGCTAAATCTGGCTCCTGGTCAGCTGAACCCCAACGGGTGGAGAGTgctctctg TTTCCTGGGGTGTTCACTTCCCGCTCCGACCTGGTCTGCTTAAACGGGTCGAGGCTGTATTGGCCAATTCCTGCTCGAGCCGAGAACTGCTATCTACATACAACTTCCTCGAGTCTCGGTTGATACTTCCTGGCCATAAGATGGAGGACGCAGTGATTGGAGCTCTGACCAGGAAACGCTCTCGGCTTCCAACAACCGATAGGGACCAGGACAAAGATGCTCCCGCTGCGAAGCGAAAGAACATCGTGCAGCAGGTTCCTCCCTTGCAGGCTCTCCCTCCTGCCTCTGCTAAAGTCGGGGAATCCAGTAGAGCGGCCACTGATCCTGCTTCCTCTTCTCCACCTGTTGTGCCTCGGTCTCGCTTACCCGACAGCCGACCAGAACACTTGGTTCCCTATCTCAATGAGTTGTCTAAACTCGTGAGCAAGAAGGACCTGGAGGGCTTTGACGGTTGTACCCTGGGCGAGCTGGTGGGAGCCATGCAGTACAGCGCTTTCCATCTCAGCTGCATGGCCACCTACTATAAGGCCAAGGTTGGCCGTTACGacaggaagatgaaggaggacaTTCAATCGGCGACGACCAGAGCTGACGTTGCCGAGAAAAAGGCGGGGGAGCTAAACGTTGAGAACCTCAAGCTGATAGAGCAAGAGTCccttgctcaagcaaaagccattacCCTCGAGGAGGAGCTGACCAAGGTTAAGGAGGATCTCCAAGGGCAGAGGGCTATGTATGAGGTTCAGCTCGAATCTCTCCGCGATTCCCACCGAGCTCATGTAGAGAACTTGGAGAAGGAGGCCGACAACcagtacgaccagggacttcggCATTCGTATCGTTGTATCATGGCCGTCCTCGGGAAGCAACACCCTgatctgaagatggatgaccttgcAGCCGGTGTTGCTCAACATATGGACGAGGAGGCGGCCAAGGAAGATGCCGAGGGGTTGAGCCGATCGTGA
- the LOC127902487 gene encoding UPF0481 protein At3g47200-like, which translates to MILLDAAFIIELLLRYHFRQLQKKDDHIFHKPYLIEDIWYDMWLLENQLPFFILEDLFALAAIEIPDQHENPTIITVTYEYFKGLEAVQGNRQTFPPYTEARVEHFLDFLRICHLPSSRNQEKQEGQQYHKGKTAPSVTDLHQAGVHFSLSKSNDLFAIEFKNRTLHIPKLKLQLETESLFRNLIAFEQRHYSENYINDYVFLIHNLVNTAKDVELLVQNGIIENWLPDKEAASTLINNLSRGTTLLSDSFYFSGLCKGLNDHCKRTCNKWRANLKQNYFNTPWAGISVCGAVFLLILTVIQAVCSVIQALSQPKNIS; encoded by the coding sequence ATGATTCTGCTGGATGCTGCCTTCATCATTGAACTCTTATTGAGGTATCATTTCCGTCAACTTCAAAAAAAGGATGATCATATATTTCATAAACCCTATTTAATAGAGGATATATGGTATGATATGTGGTTGCTTGAGAATCAGCTTCCTTTCTTCATTCTTGAGGATCTTTTTGCTCTAGCGGCAATTGAAATCCCCGACCAACATGAAAATCCAACCATCATCACAGTCACATACGAGTATTTCAAGGGTTTAGAGGCAGTACAAGGTAATCGGCAAACATTCCCTCCTTACACTGAGGCTAGGGTAGAGCATTTCCTTGATTTTCTAAGGATTTGTCATCTACCATCATCAAGGAATCAGGAAAAACAAGAAGGTCAGCAATACCACAAAGGTAAAACCGCACCAAGTGTGACTGATCTCCACCAAGCTGGAGTCCACTTCAGTTTGAGCAAGAGCAATGATTTGTTCGCCATAGAATTCAAAAACAGGACATTGCATATTCCGAAACTGAAGCTACAGCTGGAAACGGAATCCTTATTTCGTAATCTCATTGCCTTTGAACAACGGCATTACTCAGAGAATTACATAAATGATTACGTGTTCCTTATTCATAATCTCGTGAACACAGCGAAGGACGTCGAGTTGCTTGTTCAGAACGGAATCATTGAGAACTGGTTGCCGGATAAAGAGGCAGCGTCAACGCTTATAAATAACCTTTCTAGAGGTACTACTCTGCTGTCTGATAGCTTCTATTTTTCTGGGCTATGCAAAGGATTGAATGATCACTGCAAAAGAACGTGCAACAAATGGAGggcaaacttgaaacaaaattacTTCAATACTCCATGGGCTGGAATTTCGGTCTGCGGTGCCGTTTTCCTTCTTATTCTCACCGTCATCCAAGCTGTATGCTCTGTTATACAAGCGTTGTCTCAACCCAAAAATATCTCGTGA